In the Euphorbia lathyris chromosome 5, ddEupLath1.1, whole genome shotgun sequence genome, one interval contains:
- the LOC136231045 gene encoding uncharacterized protein translates to MYYYKHYHDLHLPCFHCQPHSYIRMVHFLIERCLLLQMSRDQCIRALAHHARIRPLVTLTVWRELQKVNRDFFESYSPWRPFSDRNMQRVPRFGRRKQYWK, encoded by the exons ATGTACTATTATAAACACTACCATGATCTCCACCTTCCTTGTTTTCATTGCCAACCTCATTCCTATATTAGAAtg GTTCATTTTCTAATAGAGAGATGCTTGCTTCTTCAAATGAGCAGAGATCAATGCATTAGAGCACTTGCTCATCATGCCCGGATTCGCCCTCTTGTTACGCTTACAG TGTGGAGAGAACTGCAGAAAGTAAATAGAGATTTCTTTGAATCATATTCTCCTTGGAGGCCTTTTTCAG ACAGGAATATGCAAAGAGTGCCCAGATTTGGAAGAAGGAAACAGTATTGGAAGTAA